One window from the genome of Lentibacillus daqui encodes:
- a CDS encoding HPr family phosphocarrier protein gives MVERSVTVELETGLQARPAAHFVQEANRYGSHLFLEKDGKRINAKSIMGLMSLAIGTGETITLIAEGADEEVAINHLASFVTET, from the coding sequence GTGGTTGAGAGGTCTGTGACAGTGGAGCTTGAGACAGGATTACAGGCAAGACCGGCAGCACATTTTGTACAGGAGGCAAATCGATATGGTTCTCATTTATTTTTGGAAAAGGATGGGAAACGAATTAATGCCAAAAGTATTATGGGATTGATGAGTCTGGCGATAGGAACTGGTGAGACCATTACATTAATTGCCGAGGGTGCTGATGAGGAGGTTGCCATTAATCATTTGGCTTCGTTTGTTACAGAAACATAG